CTCGTGAGGTTGTACGGCCCGCTCAACCCCTGTTCCACAGCGCCGAGGATCCACTCCGAGTGGTCGCGGATGTCGACGTACTGCAGGGGCAGGTCCCGCGGCCCCGGCGCCAGCACCGGACCGCCGCGCGCGATCCGGCCCAGCCACCAGGGCAGCCGCCCGACGTTCTCGTACGGTCCGAGCAGCAGCCCCGCCCGCACCAGCACGGAGCGGTCCACCCCGAACTCCTCGACCGCCGCCAGCTCGCCGCCCCGCTTGTCCCGCGCGTAGTCGGTCTGCTCCGCACCGGCCTCGGCGCCCTGGACGAGAGGCGCGTCCTCGCCGTATCCCGCGGCCGGAGCCCACTCGTACACCGAACGGCTCGACACGTACACATACCGCCCGGCGCGGTCCCGCAGCAGCCGCGCCGCGTCCCGCACGGCACGCGGCGCCGCCGACCAGGTGTCGACGACGGCGTCCCACTCGCCCTCGGCGAGGGCGGTGAGCCCGTCCGGCGAGGTGCGGTCACCGCGCAGGGACCGCACCCCGGCGGGGGACTCGTGCCGCCCCCGGTTGAAGACGGTGACGTCCCAGCCCCTTCCGAGGGCCGCCTCCACGACGGCCCGCCCCGCGAACTCCGTACCACCCAGCACCAGAAGTCTCATACCGCCGACTCTGCCCGGTGGCGGGGCGGGACGGAACAGGACTCTGCTGTCGGCAGACAGCCTTCGCGGGGGCGGGCCGGGGGATCAGCGCCCGGTCGGCGGGGCGTACTTGTATCCCACCCGGCGCACCGTGCGGATGGTGTCGCGGTGCTCGGCGCCCAGCTTGCGGCGCAGCCGGGCGATGTGGACGTCGACCGTACGGCCGTCTCCCACATGCCCGTAGCCCCACACCGTGGTGACCAGCTGGTCGCGGCTGTGCACCCGGTGGGGGTTGGCCACCAGATGGGCGAGGAGCTCGAACTCCAGGTAGGTGAGGTCGAGTTCACGCCCTTCGACGGCGGCGGTGCGCCGCACGGAGTCGATCCGGACGAGCGGCTCGGCGTCGGTGTCGACGGCCGCCGGGACCGGCGGCCGGTGGTCGGCCGGGACGAGCACCAGGTAGCCGATCATCGGCGGCTGCCCCGGCAGCGTGGGCAGGGAGTGCTGGGGAGCGGGCAGCCAGGTGGCGCCCGGCGGCAGCAGGTCCGCGACATCGATCCCCAAGCTCTCAACTACGTTCGAGCGGGGGAGACCCCAATCCTCGTCCCGGTCCACGGCACGCAGATGATGCCGTGGCGCGTTCGAGGCGGGGTTGAGCGGGGCGGTGGACAGAGAACGAGTGGTCGCCATGAGAGGTCAGCTCTTTCGCGCGAGAGGTCCGTCGTGGGGGAGGAACGTCGTTCGCGCTGGCCGAAGGCCGGGTGACGGCTTTAGAGGGCCCGCGCGTTCATCGCGCGGCAACACACCCGGTCGAAGTCGTGGTGCTGACGGGAAGGCCAGAAGGGCTCGAGGTCATGGCGACCTGTCGCGGAGTGCTTCTGGATGCTGGCCATGCCCCCATTGAAGCAGAAGCTGTCCACGGAAAGGACCCTTCTCTCACTGGTCGGACGCTTCCCTGACGCCGATCCGGTGTCGCGTGCCTCACCCCTGAAGCCGTCGGCGCCAGTCCAGCGGCGTCACGCCGATCGATGTGCCCGGCGACCCGTCCCACTGCGTGGACAGCCCCGCGGCGTCCAGCGCGGCGACGACCTCGTGCCCGATGCCCGCGGTAGTCTCCTCGGAGCCGTCGAAACCGCCGTAGTACAGGGCGAGCCCGTGCCCCTCGGCGGCGTGCTCGACGACCTGAGCGTGGAAGAACACGAACCCGCGCGCGTCCTCCCGCTCCGCGCCGATCTCCGCCATCCCGCAGCCCCGGCAGCAGGTGAAGTTCTCGCGGGCCGTGATGCCGCTGGCCTCCAGCGCCCGGAAGGCCGCGGTGAGTCGCTCCGGGTCGGTCACACCCTCCCACGCCGCCTGCTCGTCCAAGCGCTCCAGCCACAGCCGGTCGACCAACTCCCGGGCCTGCGCGTCGGAGACGGGCCGGCTGTCGCCGTCGACCAGATACTCCTCGGCGGCCTCGGCGAGCGCCGCCCGGTCGTCGTACCCGCACCGCAGCAGCACACGCACCCGGTGCTCCACCTCCGCGCGCACGGTGGGCGCAAGCTCGGGCACCTCCCGCGGCGGATCCATCTCGACCGGCGACCAGGCGAACCCGCTGTCCCAGCCGCCCCGCTGCCGGGCCCACCCCACCAGCGCGCCGGTCACCGCCGCTGCCTCCGGGACCGCCGCGGCGACGAAGCGCTCGCGGCTCTCGCGGTGCTCCAGTTGGTAGTCCCCGCCCCGCTCGTGCCACACCTGCGCGAACACGTCCGGCACGTCCGGTATCCGCTGCATCACCAGCCAGTGGTCGCCGCGCCCGCCGAGCCGGTGCACCAGGTCGCTCAGCTGCTCCTCGGACGGCCGGACGTACGTCTCGCCGTGCTCCGTCTGCACCTTGACGGCCAGACCCTCGTCGTTCTGCATGCCGTCCACGATGGCATCCGTCACTGACAACCGGGCCGACGTACGGCGAAGGGGCGCCCACCCGTCGGTGGACGCCCCTTCACGGAGCTGTGCGAGCCCTGCCGGGATCAGACCTGGCCGGCCTTCTCCAGCGCCGAGCAGCAGGTGTCGACGAGCAGCCGCGTCACGACGTACGGGTCGACGTTGGCGTTCGGGCGGCGGTCCTCGATGTAGCCCTTGCCGTCCTTCTCGACCTGCCACGGGATACGGACCGAGGCGCCGCGGTTGGAGACGCCGTAGGAGTACTCGTTCCACGGGGCGGTCTCGTGCAGGCCCGTCAGGCGGTCGTCGATGCCGGCGCCGTAGTTCTTGACGTGGTCGAGGGGCTTGGAGCCCTCGCCGAGCGACTCGCAGGCGGTGATGATGGCGTCGTAGCCCTCGCGCATCGCCTTGGTGGAGAAGTTGGTGTGCGCGCCGGCACCGTTCCAGTCGCCCTTCACCGGCTTCGGGTCCAGCGTCGCGGAGATGCCGAAGTCCTCGGCGGTGCGGTAGAGCAGCCAGCGGGCGACCCACATGTGGTCGGAGACCTCCAGCGGGGAGACCGGGCCGACCTGGAACTCCCACTGACCGGGCATGACCTCGGCGTTGATGCCGGAGATGGCGAGGCCCGCCTTGAGGCAGTTGTCGAGGTGGGCCTCGACGACGTCACGGCCGAAGATCTCGTCGGCGCCGACACCGCAGTAGTAGCCGCCCTGCGGGGCCGGGAAGCCGCCCTTGGGGAAGCCCAGCGGGTAACCGTCCTGGAAGAACGTGTACTCCTGCTCGATGCCGAAGATCGGCTCCTGCGCGGCGAACTTCTCGGCGACCTCGGCCAGCGCGGCACGGGTGTTGGACTCGTGCGGCGTCATGTCGATGTTGAGGACCTCGCACATGACGAGGACGTCGTCGCCGCCGCGGATCGGATCCGGGCAGGTGAAGACCGGCTTGAGGACACGGTCCGAGGCGTGGCCCTCGGCCTGGTTCGTGGAGGACCCGTCGAAGCCCCAGATCGGCAGCGCGTCCAGACCGGCGGGCGCGCCCGCGATGATCTTGGTCTTGGAGCGGAGCTTGGCCGTCGGCTCGGTGCCGTCGATCCAGATGTACTCAGCCTTGAAGGTCACGGGCCACATCCTTCGGGGGTGGGTCTAGGCGCACTTGCGGGTGCTGGCGGCGCTGCGGCACTGAGGCGCCGCGTTGATGCCCGCGAGCCTGTCAACAGGCGATTTCCCGGTCATTGCTCCAATGTGAACCCCGTGTTACCTGGTGTTCGTGTGGCGCGATTCACGTGGCGTGCGTGGCCTGTACAAATACGCGGGTGCACATACGCGGGCCCTGCCACTCGTGGCCGCGAGTGGCAGGGCCCATGACACGTACGAAGTCGACGCTCTCGGCGTCACCCCACCTTCTCGATCACCGCACGGCGGATGAGGAACTTGCCGGCCTCGCGCACCTGCTCGAAGGCCGCGTTGTTCAGCAGCACACAGCTGCCGGACACCGAGGTGACCTCAACCGTCGTGGACTTGTTGTTGTCCAGGTTGGTGACCTTCAGCTTGGTGCCGGCCGGGAACTGGTTGCTGGACGCGGCCGGAGCCCCGCCCTCGCCGGAGAGCGTGACGGTGGAGCCGTTGCAGACCTGCTGCCCGGCCGCGGCACCACCACCGGCGTTGCCCGCGTTCCCGGCGTTGCCCGCGTTCTGGTCGCCCCCGGCGTCACCGGCACCCGCATTTCCGGCACCCGCGTTACCGGCGTTCCCGGCACCCGCGTTCCCGGCGTCGCCCGCGGGGGCGCTCGGCTGTGCGGCCTGGGAGTCCTGAGCCGACTCCCCGGCAGCGCAACCGGACGCTTCCTGCTGGACCTTGATCTGCGCGATGACCGCCTCGCGGTTGGCGATCCGGGCCGCGGACTGGGCGTCGGGGTTGGCCTTCTGCCCGTCGATGAACTTCTGGTTGTTGCCGAGGGCGGTGGCGAGCCCCTGGCACACGGTCGAGTCCGCGGCCGACTTGACCGTCGGTGTCTGCGAGGCGTTCGAGGTGCTCGCCATGACGAAGGCACCGCCACCCGCCACCGTCGCCGCACTGACCAGCAGAGCGATCTTCTTCTTCGTGCCGAGAGTTCTCCTGCGCGACATGCGCGCCTCCTGAGCGGTAGGGGAGCGTACGTCGGTATGTACGAGATACCGAACGGAGTTACTCAGCGGTTACGAGAGTCTCTGAAGTAACCTGCGTCACATCGCGCCTGACGGAGGTTCAGCTCTTGCGGGACAGGGCGTCCTGGACGGCCTCGTCCGTGCGGCCGACGACGGCCGTACCGTCCTGCGCGGTGATGATCGGCCGCTGGATCAACTTCGGGTGCTCGGCGAGCGCCTTCACCCACCGGTCCCGCGAGGCCTCGTCCCGCGCCCAGTCCTTGACCCCGAGCTCCTTGGCGACGGCCTCCTGGGTGCGGGTGATGTCCCACGGCTCGAGTCCCAGCCGGTCCAGCACCTCGCGGATCTCGTCCTCGCTCGGGACGTCCTCCAGGTAACGGCGGACGGTGTAGTCGGCCCCCTCGGCGTCGAGCAGGGTGAGGGCGCTGCGGCACTTGGAACAGGCCGGATTGATCCAGATCTCCATACGGCCCACGGTATCCCGCACCCACTGCGGACCCGCCGTCGACCGGGGCTCCGACCCCCGCCTCGGCGCCCGCCTCCGGAAGGTCTCTGTTCGAATTCCCCGGTGCCCCTCGCGCATCCCCTTGATCCGGTGTGACACGGTGACAGTTTCATTGCTGACCTGGGGATTTCCTGGCCGTATCAGGTTCCTCGATTGTCAGTGGCGGGCACTAAACTGTAAGCAGTGTTCGAGAGTGTCGCCGGGGAACCCGGCCGGCGCTCGACCGCGACAGGAGGATGCCTGTGCCCGCTGCCGCACTGAAGCCGAAGCCGACCCGCAAGCCGTTGCCCACCCAGTCCACCGCCAAGCACCCGGTGCTGCTCGACCTGCCGTACGCGCCGGTGGAGAAGCGAGCGCTGCCGCCGGGGCGCCCGCGCGAGTGGTACGTCACCCACAACCGCCGTCTCAAGGCCATGCGCCTCGCGATAGCGCTCCTCGACTCGGGCGTCTACATGCCGAACCAGGCACGCAACGACACGATCAGGACCGCAGCGGAGACGATCGGCGTCCACCCGCCGTCGGACACGACCTGCCACATGGTCCGGGCGCTCATGAGGTACTCCAGGTAGGCCCGGACGCCGGGTGCGCCGCGTATCGGGGCGCGCCCGGTGTTCGCGCGGCGAAGGGGGCGGGGCGGACCCGGCGTTCGCGTGAGGACGGGGGCGGGGCGGACCCGCGGCGGGCTCGTCCACGGCCGCGCCCGCCGCACCGACCGTCGGAGGGGGGCCTGTCAGGCCGACAGCTCCTTCTCCACCGGAGTCCGGAACCGGGGCGTCACCCGGGCCGCCCCCATCCACCCCCGCAGCCGCTCGGCCTGCGCCGCGACCGCCGTCTCGGCCGCCTGCCGCTCCTCGCCGCCGAGGTCCGCGAGCAGCCGCCAGACGATCTCGCCGTCCCCGCGCTGGGCCCAGCCGCCCACGACACGGCCGTTCCACCACACCGTCGGGCCGACGTTGCCGCTCCCGTCGAACAGCGACGGCCGCAGCTCCGGCGCCAGGTACCAGTCGCGCTGCTGCCAGCCCATCGCCGTGGGGTCGAGCCCGGGCAGCAGCGCCGCCCACGGCTCCGCGGGGTCGTCCACCGGTCCGGCGTCGCCCTGGACGACGTACCCCGTCCCCTCGTCCACGGACACGGCCTGCGCCCCGATCGCCGAGAGCGCCCGGCGGACCTCCGTGACCTTCCACCCGGTCCACCACTTCAGGTCGGCCTCCGTCGCCGGCCCGCACACCGTGAGCCAGCGCCGCAGGAGTTCTGCCTGGGCGGCGGCCGCGTCCAGTTCGGGATGCTCGGGCGTGACGGCCCACCGGAACTGCGAGGACGTCCAGGAGCCCAGCGGCCGGCCGCGCACGACCTTGCCCTCGACGCCGAGCACCCGGAGCAGCCGCGTCGAGACGGTGTGCACGCCCTCGTAGCTCTTCCCGGCCGCGTACACGAACCGCTCGCGCAACCGCGGCTCGTCCTGGGCGAGTTCGGCCGCCGTGGCCTGTCCGCGCCGGGCGAGCGCGGTGAGCGCCGACTCCTCGA
The DNA window shown above is from Streptomyces chartreusis and carries:
- a CDS encoding SDR family oxidoreductase, giving the protein MRLLVLGGTEFAGRAVVEAALGRGWDVTVFNRGRHESPAGVRSLRGDRTSPDGLTALAEGEWDAVVDTWSAAPRAVRDAARLLRDRAGRYVYVSSRSVYEWAPAAGYGEDAPLVQGAEAGAEQTDYARDKRGGELAAVEEFGVDRSVLVRAGLLLGPYENVGRLPWWLGRIARGGPVLAPGPRDLPLQYVDIRDHSEWILGAVEQGLSGPYNLTSPQGHATMGELLDACVATVGGSAELRWTDPEVILDAGIEPWTQLPAWVPPGSDVHDALHSADVSRAVATGLRCRPVTETVADTWAWLGDIGGTVPTGAARAVKGLDPEVEAKVLAASAQGVPGTTP
- a CDS encoding winged helix-turn-helix domain-containing protein: MATTRSLSTAPLNPASNAPRHHLRAVDRDEDWGLPRSNVVESLGIDVADLLPPGATWLPAPQHSLPTLPGQPPMIGYLVLVPADHRPPVPAAVDTDAEPLVRIDSVRRTAAVEGRELDLTYLEFELLAHLVANPHRVHSRDQLVTTVWGYGHVGDGRTVDVHIARLRRKLGAEHRDTIRTVRRVGYKYAPPTGR
- a CDS encoding DUF6891 domain-containing protein, which codes for MQNDEGLAVKVQTEHGETYVRPSEEQLSDLVHRLGGRGDHWLVMQRIPDVPDVFAQVWHERGGDYQLEHRESRERFVAAAVPEAAAVTGALVGWARQRGGWDSGFAWSPVEMDPPREVPELAPTVRAEVEHRVRVLLRCGYDDRAALAEAAEEYLVDGDSRPVSDAQARELVDRLWLERLDEQAAWEGVTDPERLTAAFRALEASGITARENFTCCRGCGMAEIGAEREDARGFVFFHAQVVEHAAEGHGLALYYGGFDGSEETTAGIGHEVVAALDAAGLSTQWDGSPGTSIGVTPLDWRRRLQG
- the glnII gene encoding glutamine synthetase, which produces MTFKAEYIWIDGTEPTAKLRSKTKIIAGAPAGLDALPIWGFDGSSTNQAEGHASDRVLKPVFTCPDPIRGGDDVLVMCEVLNIDMTPHESNTRAALAEVAEKFAAQEPIFGIEQEYTFFQDGYPLGFPKGGFPAPQGGYYCGVGADEIFGRDVVEAHLDNCLKAGLAISGINAEVMPGQWEFQVGPVSPLEVSDHMWVARWLLYRTAEDFGISATLDPKPVKGDWNGAGAHTNFSTKAMREGYDAIITACESLGEGSKPLDHVKNYGAGIDDRLTGLHETAPWNEYSYGVSNRGASVRIPWQVEKDGKGYIEDRRPNANVDPYVVTRLLVDTCCSALEKAGQV
- a CDS encoding arsenate reductase family protein produces the protein MEIWINPACSKCRSALTLLDAEGADYTVRRYLEDVPSEDEIREVLDRLGLEPWDITRTQEAVAKELGVKDWARDEASRDRWVKALAEHPKLIQRPIITAQDGTAVVGRTDEAVQDALSRKS
- a CDS encoding winged helix DNA-binding domain-containing protein, with amino-acid sequence MGDGVRYIGTAERRARLGLRHRLTGATLAQDPAGVADSLVALHGTDPATVYLAVGARLADPAKTVADTERALYEDRTLVRMHGMRHTVFVFPTELTAVVHASTGLAVAARERASLIKSMAKAGAPDAAWLAEVEESALTALARRGQATAAELAQDEPRLRERFVYAAGKSYEGVHTVSTRLLRVLGVEGKVVRGRPLGSWTSSQFRWAVTPEHPELDAAAAQAELLRRWLTVCGPATEADLKWWTGWKVTEVRRALSAIGAQAVSVDEGTGYVVQGDAGPVDDPAEPWAALLPGLDPTAMGWQQRDWYLAPELRPSLFDGSGNVGPTVWWNGRVVGGWAQRGDGEIVWRLLADLGGEERQAAETAVAAQAERLRGWMGAARVTPRFRTPVEKELSA